The following proteins are co-located in the Lichenicola cladoniae genome:
- a CDS encoding IS481 family transposase, with protein sequence MPQIHPQARTTPATRIEIARSTEPSSTVARRYGISAETVRKWRKRGAADCLDHSARPHRLPWKATDEERAIVCTLRRETNFPLDDLTFAVCHFLPHLNRDSIWRILKAAGLNRRPKPSSEQPTKGQGTFREYDLGFVHIDIKHLPKLQTANAERRKRYLYVAIDRCSRSVHLAVKDDETEKSAIAFLREAAAAFPFPLTHVLTDNGSCFTPAFAKVCASLGAHYRHTKPRTPQTNGMVERFNGRISSEVLGINIYSHRALEQVLRGFNVAYNARRQRVLAARTPNQVVQERLASICSTDHREANTRAGPCDLTKARLIVEAAKEVSQPDS encoded by the coding sequence ATGCCGCAGATCCATCCGCAAGCCCGTACCACACCCGCCACCCGTATCGAGATCGCCCGATCCACGGAGCCGAGTAGCACTGTAGCCAGGCGCTACGGCATCAGCGCCGAAACGGTACGCAAGTGGCGCAAGCGAGGTGCCGCTGACTGCCTTGATCACTCAGCGCGCCCGCACCGACTTCCCTGGAAGGCGACTGATGAAGAGCGTGCAATCGTCTGCACCCTGCGACGTGAAACCAACTTTCCTCTGGATGACCTGACTTTCGCCGTCTGCCACTTCCTGCCACACCTCAATCGCGACAGTATCTGGCGTATCCTCAAGGCAGCCGGTCTCAATCGCAGACCTAAGCCCTCCTCCGAACAGCCCACCAAAGGCCAGGGAACGTTCCGTGAATACGACCTTGGCTTCGTGCATATCGACATCAAGCATCTGCCAAAGCTGCAGACAGCTAATGCCGAAAGACGCAAGCGGTATCTCTACGTGGCTATCGATCGATGCTCACGCTCGGTCCACCTTGCCGTCAAGGACGACGAAACCGAAAAGAGCGCCATTGCCTTCCTCCGCGAGGCGGCCGCTGCCTTTCCATTCCCGCTCACCCACGTGCTGACCGATAACGGCAGCTGCTTCACGCCGGCCTTCGCAAAGGTATGCGCAAGCCTGGGCGCGCACTATCGCCATACCAAGCCGCGAACCCCACAAACCAATGGCATGGTGGAGCGCTTCAACGGCCGCATTAGCAGCGAGGTATTGGGCATCAACATCTACTCGCATCGTGCTCTCGAGCAGGTTCTCCGCGGCTTCAACGTCGCCTACAACGCGCGCCGCCAGCGGGTCCTCGCTGCCAGAACACCAAACCAGGTCGTGCAGGAACGACTGGCTTCTATCTGTTCAACCGATCATCGCGAGGCAAACACCAGAGCAGGTCCATGCGACCTCACCAAGGCTCGACTGATCGTAGAAGCCGCCAAGGAGGTCTCACAACCAGACAGCTAG
- a CDS encoding IS5 family transposase (programmed frameshift), producing MAGEFWLNERQWKRLQRLLPRKSRGIPRVDDRRVISGIVHVMKSGGRWVDAPAIYGPRKTLYNRFVRWGAAGIWQKLFQELAAAGGPPAELLLDSTHVKAHRCAAGGKGGGKNQAIGISRGGPTTKIHALTDGLGRPVAFSFTGAQAADCRAAEVLLQDLPRKALVMADRAYDTNAVRQQIETQGAVPNIPPRSTRIWKSCFSPVLYRGRNAIERMFCRLKDYRRIATRYDKLATNFASAVYLAAAVSYWL from the exons ATGGCGGGCGAGTTCTGGCTGAACGAGCGGCAGTGGAAGCGGCTTCAGCGGTTGCTGCCACGTAAATCCCGAGGCATCCCGCGGGTGGACGACCGGCGGGTGATCAGCGGGATCGTGCACGTCATGAAGTCCGGTGGCCGATGGGTGGACGCTCCGGCGATCTATGGGCCACGCAAGACGCTCTACAACCGCTTCGTTCGATGGGGTGCCGCTGGCATCTGGCAGAAGCTGTTCCAGGAACTGGCGGCAGCAGGTGGTCCTCCGGCCGAACTCCTGCTCGACAGCACGCACGTCAAGGCACACCGCTGCGCCGCTGGCGGAAAAGGGGGCGGCA AAAACCAGGCGATCGGTATCAGCCGAGGCGGACCCACCACCAAAATCCATGCCCTGACAGATGGATTGGGCCGCCCGGTGGCGTTCTCGTTCACCGGCGCCCAGGCCGCAGACTGCCGGGCGGCCGAGGTGCTGCTGCAGGACCTGCCGCGCAAGGCTCTGGTCATGGCGGACCGCGCCTACGACACCAACGCCGTCCGCCAGCAGATCGAGACGCAGGGTGCGGTGCCCAACATTCCGCCCAGAAGCACACGTATCTGGAAGAGCTGCTTCAGCCCGGTGCTCTACCGTGGTCGCAACGCCATCGAGCGCATGTTTTGTCGCCTGAAAGACTACCGCCGCATCGCCACCCGCTACGACAAACTCGCCACCAACTTCGCCAGCGCCGTCTATCTCGCCGCCGCCGTCAGCTATTGGTTATGA
- a CDS encoding VOC family protein, translating to MSAFHMAFRIDEIESTRQFYGELLQCSQGRESATWIDFDFFGNQISAHLGARPDWKLETMVDDTAVPLNHFGAVISWSEWERLHQRLQVAGVPFILEPQVRFVGMPGEQATFFVSDPSGNALEFKAYRHEDAVFKR from the coding sequence ATGTCGGCGTTTCACATGGCGTTCCGGATCGACGAGATCGAGAGTACGCGGCAGTTCTATGGCGAGCTGCTGCAATGCAGCCAGGGCCGGGAAAGCGCCACATGGATCGATTTTGATTTCTTCGGCAACCAGATCTCGGCGCATCTGGGAGCGCGGCCCGACTGGAAGCTCGAGACGATGGTCGACGACACCGCGGTGCCGCTCAACCATTTCGGGGCCGTCATCAGCTGGAGTGAGTGGGAGCGACTGCATCAGCGCCTACAGGTCGCGGGCGTTCCGTTCATCCTGGAACCACAGGTGCGGTTCGTCGGCATGCCGGGTGAACAGGCGACCTTCTTCGTCAGCGATCCGTCCGGCAATGCGCTCGAGTTCAAGGCATACCGGCACGAGGATGCAGTCTTCAAACGCTGA
- a CDS encoding gamma-glutamyltransferase yields the protein MFDPSYYMRNPGPKESVRGKRAVCSSDNAIVTETVLATLAAGGNAADAAIAGAMVQAAVEPFMTNHTGTVSLLYRAAATGRYHQLHSAGTFPPHLPPFRPTRKTDSGLGRMPPSACIPGFMPGLQAIHQRFGTLPWADLCQDAIRWAETGHPVSSFEYGALLGELDFTTYFPEGRRFYMPGGHMPTVGTLFGNAAMADTLRHVADEGPGYMIEGGWAAAFVATANRMGWPISMADMSANPPRWIEPLRFAHGRFEIVGLSAPEQQGVFLSMTLGILDHLGLRSMEHGSAEHLFAMGHALRLGLYFCGFLGDPAVGPYDTDQLRDGDFHRALARLIRGMRPAHDLANHVRLTESASFRSDGHGLPGIPSCEIQSRQPSGSCELSIVDADGNWLQMMNTLQSGGIPGMVVDGIPMIGSHATFAGVSGHFDIKLVEGARLRSIVGHSFILKEGAPLYGLGTPGNVYCTVPQVVSNLLDFGLSVEAAIEAPRILPLGEDNRLIIEDRVSAATVQGLARMGVGMSAMPAYDWHMGSFQMCFRDDAGFLGAAADPRRCGVADGLN from the coding sequence ATGTTTGATCCGTCGTATTATATGCGAAATCCGGGGCCGAAAGAATCAGTCAGGGGAAAACGCGCAGTCTGCAGTTCGGACAATGCGATCGTTACTGAAACAGTTCTTGCAACCCTTGCGGCCGGCGGCAATGCGGCCGACGCGGCGATTGCCGGGGCGATGGTGCAGGCGGCCGTCGAGCCGTTCATGACAAATCATACCGGTACCGTGAGCCTGCTCTACCGGGCGGCGGCGACCGGCCGGTATCACCAGTTGCACAGTGCCGGCACCTTTCCGCCGCATCTGCCGCCGTTCAGGCCGACGCGGAAAACCGACAGCGGTCTCGGCCGGATGCCGCCTTCCGCGTGTATTCCGGGTTTCATGCCGGGGCTGCAGGCAATTCACCAGCGCTTCGGAACACTGCCCTGGGCGGATCTGTGTCAGGACGCGATCCGCTGGGCCGAGACGGGCCACCCGGTCTCGAGCTTCGAATACGGTGCATTGCTGGGCGAACTCGACTTCACGACCTACTTCCCGGAAGGGCGGCGCTTCTACATGCCGGGCGGCCATATGCCGACGGTCGGCACCCTGTTCGGCAACGCCGCGATGGCAGACACGCTGCGCCATGTTGCGGACGAGGGCCCGGGCTACATGATCGAGGGCGGCTGGGCCGCCGCGTTCGTGGCCACCGCCAACCGCATGGGTTGGCCGATCTCGATGGCCGACATGAGCGCCAACCCGCCGCGCTGGATCGAGCCGCTCCGTTTTGCGCATGGCCGGTTCGAGATCGTCGGCCTGTCGGCGCCTGAGCAGCAGGGCGTGTTCCTGTCGATGACCCTGGGCATTCTGGATCATCTCGGCCTGCGGAGCATGGAGCATGGTTCAGCGGAGCATCTGTTCGCGATGGGCCACGCACTGCGGCTCGGCCTGTACTTTTGCGGTTTCCTGGGTGATCCTGCCGTCGGACCATACGACACCGATCAGCTCCGCGACGGCGATTTCCACCGGGCATTGGCCCGCCTGATCCGAGGCATGCGACCGGCGCACGACCTTGCGAACCACGTGCGGCTCACCGAGAGTGCGTCGTTCCGCAGCGACGGCCACGGTCTGCCGGGCATTCCGTCATGCGAGATCCAGTCCAGGCAGCCCTCGGGAAGCTGCGAGTTGAGCATCGTCGACGCCGATGGTAACTGGCTGCAGATGATGAACACGCTCCAGTCGGGCGGCATCCCTGGGATGGTCGTCGACGGCATCCCGATGATCGGCTCGCATGCGACCTTTGCTGGCGTGAGCGGACATTTCGATATCAAGCTGGTGGAAGGTGCGAGGCTGCGCAGCATCGTCGGCCACAGCTTCATCCTCAAGGAGGGCGCACCGCTCTACGGCCTTGGCACGCCTGGCAACGTCTATTGCACGGTGCCGCAGGTGGTCAGCAATCTCCTGGATTTCGGCCTGTCCGTCGAGGCGGCGATCGAGGCACCGCGGATCCTGCCGCTCGGCGAGGATAACCGCCTGATCATCGAGGATCGGGTCAGTGCAGCCACGGTGCAGGGTCTGGCACGGATGGGTGTCGGTATGTCGGCGATGCCGGCCTATGACTGGCACATGGGCTCGTTCCAGATGTGCTTCCGCGACGATGCCGGATTTCTAGGTGCGGCAGCCGACCCGCGACGGTGCGGTGTCGCCGACGGTCTCAACTGA
- a CDS encoding 2-hydroxyacid dehydrogenase, which translates to MKTILVMLRAHADDWVRLLKLGLPEHAVVTDASAADGPLSYAVVGKPPAGAIAALGRLDALFSVNAGIEALLESGEVPDDMPLVRMVDDGLAAGMLEWVIAETLAWHRNLFHYRAVQLEQRWAPLQEKLAFERTVCVLGAGHLGRPVAEQLASLGFITRTWSRGGTMIPGVDSFRGPDGLAASVDNADFLINLLPLTPETETLLDAALLRRLAPGAVLINGGRGRHVVDEAVIALLDEGHLRAAVLDVFRTEPLPSEHPFWSHPGVYLSPHVAAPTHPATAVASITQNIRGFESGLALRHVVDRARGY; encoded by the coding sequence ATGAAAACGATCCTTGTCATGCTCCGTGCGCACGCCGACGACTGGGTGCGGCTCCTGAAGCTAGGCCTGCCGGAGCACGCGGTGGTGACCGACGCCTCGGCAGCCGACGGTCCGCTTTCCTATGCCGTGGTGGGCAAGCCGCCGGCGGGTGCGATCGCAGCACTCGGCCGGCTTGACGCGTTGTTCAGCGTCAATGCCGGGATCGAGGCGCTACTCGAGAGCGGCGAGGTCCCGGACGATATGCCGCTGGTTCGGATGGTCGATGACGGGCTTGCGGCCGGCATGCTGGAATGGGTCATCGCGGAAACGCTGGCCTGGCACCGCAACCTTTTCCACTACCGGGCTGTGCAACTCGAACAACGCTGGGCGCCGCTGCAGGAAAAGTTAGCGTTCGAGCGGACGGTGTGCGTGTTGGGTGCCGGCCATCTTGGACGCCCGGTGGCGGAGCAGCTTGCCTCGCTCGGTTTCATCACCAGGACCTGGAGCCGTGGCGGCACGATGATCCCGGGTGTCGACTCGTTCCGCGGACCGGATGGCCTGGCCGCATCTGTCGACAACGCGGACTTCCTGATCAATCTGCTGCCGTTGACGCCCGAGACCGAGACCCTGCTCGATGCGGCGCTGCTGCGACGCCTGGCACCGGGTGCGGTGCTGATCAATGGCGGCCGTGGGCGGCACGTGGTCGACGAGGCGGTCATCGCGCTGCTCGATGAAGGCCATCTCCGGGCCGCGGTGCTCGACGTGTTCCGCACAGAGCCATTGCCATCCGAGCACCCGTTCTGGAGCCATCCGGGGGTCTATCTGTCGCCGCATGTCGCAGCACCCACGCATCCCGCGACGGCCGTCGCCTCGATCACGCAGAACATCCGCGGCTTCGAGTCCGGGTTGGCGCTACGCCATGTCGTGGACCGGGCGCGCGGCTACTAG
- a CDS encoding peptide ABC transporter substrate-binding protein, which produces MASLTLWHLSWVLMLSPLLATRCAAEAVHPGGTLTVALSYDLDTLNVYATGFLGDVEAAVVEGLVAPDSQARYRPVLATTVPTIGNGGIVLDPDGRMHVTYHLRAGVCWQDGAPFTAADVKFTWEAVRDPAFLAESKDGSEDIEGIDTPDDLTVVVNYRHSSAAFASTLFTFGILPRHLLLGHDLNHDPYNTRPIGTGPFMVREFRRGEYVALDRNPHYWQHDSEGRQLPYLDRIVFRIVPDSNTLGTLIRAGEIGLAPLIPYMLAKQLQGTRGIEIVRGPSLGWEHLDFSFKGPPALRDPTVRRAIAQAIDRRILVRAAGGFPLPIRSVVVPTLTDLYDPMVPVLAYDPAQANRLLDDAGYARGPDGIRARDGQRLSFSITAQTGQIDDEIAEQIIIAELRAIGIRLSADNKSGISFRQARYRGAYDLLYGRWVTAADPVYSVFYGTHGPNNGQGYASPELDEAMRRLETEMHPEPRRQDAAAMQAILARDLPTIPLLSTVSVNARSDRLRGYVPNPTNMTDFVGAASWWLAPASMTATLSGGRAP; this is translated from the coding sequence GTGGCGTCCCTGACTCTTTGGCACCTGTCATGGGTGTTGATGTTGTCGCCGCTCCTGGCGACCCGTTGCGCTGCCGAGGCAGTACACCCTGGCGGCACACTGACAGTCGCGCTCTCCTATGATCTCGACACGCTGAACGTTTACGCCACGGGCTTCCTTGGCGATGTCGAGGCCGCGGTCGTGGAAGGGCTGGTGGCCCCGGACTCGCAAGCCAGATATCGGCCGGTGCTCGCCACCACGGTGCCGACGATCGGCAATGGCGGCATCGTGCTCGACCCCGATGGCCGCATGCATGTCACCTACCACCTTCGCGCCGGCGTTTGCTGGCAGGACGGGGCGCCGTTTACCGCGGCCGACGTGAAGTTCACCTGGGAGGCGGTACGCGACCCGGCGTTCCTCGCAGAATCCAAGGATGGCAGCGAGGATATCGAGGGGATCGATACGCCCGACGATCTGACAGTGGTGGTGAATTACCGCCACAGCTCGGCCGCCTTCGCATCGACGCTGTTCACCTTCGGCATCCTGCCGCGTCATTTGCTGCTGGGCCACGACCTCAACCACGACCCGTACAACACCCGCCCGATCGGCACAGGTCCGTTCATGGTGCGTGAGTTCCGGCGCGGCGAATATGTAGCGCTGGACCGTAACCCGCACTACTGGCAGCACGATTCCGAGGGCCGGCAGCTGCCGTATCTGGATCGCATCGTGTTCCGGATCGTGCCCGACTCCAACACGCTCGGGACGCTGATCCGCGCGGGCGAGATCGGCCTGGCGCCGCTGATCCCCTACATGCTGGCCAAGCAGCTGCAGGGCACCCGCGGCATCGAGATCGTGCGCGGTCCGTCACTGGGCTGGGAACATCTCGATTTCAGCTTCAAGGGACCGCCGGCCCTGCGCGATCCAACAGTGCGCCGGGCCATTGCACAGGCGATCGACCGACGCATCCTGGTGCGCGCGGCCGGGGGCTTTCCTCTGCCGATCCGCTCGGTGGTGGTGCCTACCCTGACCGATCTCTACGACCCGATGGTGCCGGTGCTGGCCTACGATCCGGCGCAGGCTAACCGGCTGCTCGACGATGCCGGTTACGCACGCGGCCCGGACGGCATCCGTGCGCGGGATGGCCAACGTCTGTCGTTCAGTATCACCGCGCAGACCGGCCAGATCGACGACGAGATCGCCGAGCAGATCATCATCGCCGAGTTGCGGGCGATCGGCATTCGGTTGTCCGCCGACAACAAGTCCGGCATCAGTTTTCGCCAGGCGCGCTACCGCGGCGCCTACGACCTCTTGTATGGCCGCTGGGTCACCGCGGCGGACCCCGTCTACAGCGTGTTCTACGGTACGCATGGCCCAAATAACGGCCAGGGGTATGCGAGCCCGGAGCTTGACGAGGCGATGCGGCGTCTGGAAACCGAGATGCACCCGGAGCCGCGGCGCCAGGATGCGGCGGCGATGCAGGCGATCCTAGCGCGCGACCTGCCGACGATCCCGCTGCTCAGCACGGTCTCGGTCAATGCACGGTCCGACCGCCTGCGCGGCTATGTGCCGAACCCGACCAACATGACCGATTTCGTCGGTGCGGCGAGCTGGTGGCTGGCCCCCGCCTCGATGACGGCCACCCTATCCGGCGGCCGCGCGCCGTGA
- a CDS encoding ABC transporter permease, with protein sequence MSPAYLLRQLLGAIPLLLAISLILFAIIHLAPGGPLDMYTDNPSVTPAALEHIRRAYGLDRPVPLQYLMWLRSMVIGDWGFSIRTGRPVLAEIADRLPATLLLGGSAMVLALSLALPVGVLTALHRSSRLDHLLTLLSFSGISIPVFWLALMLQLLFSILLGWLPAAGYTTFGDASLGDRLAHLAMPACVLSLATAAGWSRFLRSSLLDVLRQDYIRTAYAKGQTTAGMLLHHALRNALVPMVTVMALDIASIISGAVITETVFAWPGIGRLFIESMDGRDYPVLMGLMMTGSLALVLANLAADIAYAVIDPRIRFG encoded by the coding sequence GTGAGCCCCGCCTACCTGCTGCGCCAGCTGCTAGGCGCGATCCCGCTGCTACTGGCGATCTCGCTGATCCTGTTCGCGATTATCCATCTGGCGCCGGGCGGGCCGCTCGACATGTACACCGACAACCCGTCGGTGACGCCGGCGGCACTCGAGCATATCCGGCGTGCCTATGGCCTGGATCGGCCGGTGCCGCTGCAATACCTGATGTGGCTGCGCTCAATGGTGATCGGCGACTGGGGATTCTCGATCCGGACCGGACGACCGGTGCTGGCCGAGATCGCCGATCGGCTGCCGGCGACGCTGCTGCTTGGCGGCTCCGCGATGGTGCTGGCGCTGTCGCTGGCGCTGCCGGTAGGCGTGCTGACGGCGCTGCACCGTTCCAGCCGGCTCGACCACCTCCTGACACTCCTATCATTCTCTGGCATCTCGATCCCGGTATTCTGGCTGGCGCTGATGCTGCAGCTGCTGTTCAGCATCCTGCTGGGGTGGCTGCCCGCGGCCGGCTACACGACGTTCGGCGATGCCTCGCTGGGTGATCGACTGGCCCATCTGGCGATGCCGGCCTGCGTGCTGTCGCTGGCGACCGCTGCCGGCTGGAGCCGCTTCCTGCGCTCGAGCCTGCTGGACGTGCTGCGCCAGGACTACATCCGCACCGCGTATGCCAAGGGCCAGACCACCGCCGGCATGCTGCTGCACCATGCACTCCGCAATGCACTGGTCCCGATGGTGACGGTGATGGCGCTCGACATCGCGAGCATCATTTCAGGTGCGGTCATCACCGAGACGGTGTTCGCCTGGCCGGGGATCGGCCGGCTGTTCATCGAGAGCATGGATGGCCGGGACTATCCGGTGCTGATGGGACTGATGATGACAGGCTCGCTGGCGCTGGTGCTGGCCAATCTCGCGGCCGACATCGCCTACGCCGTTATCGATCCGCGGATCAGGTTCGGCTGA
- a CDS encoding ABC transporter permease, whose protein sequence is MDLTTEPLSPPDSRTIGRSRRMLQRLLEHRPAGIALLFLCSLAVLVLVGPMLSPYSFDGQDLTLIGQPAPPSRAHWLGTDELGRDLLMRLLFGGRISLAVGIASAVVSTFLGTLVGGLAGFHGRHIDQLLMRLTDVVLSIPLLPLVLLLSGLFRPDVPLLVLVIGGLTWMGAARLVRSQFLSLRTLDYVDAARALGATSLRLMLRHILPNASGPIIVSATLAVGNAIMLESALSFLGFGVQPPIPTWGNMLNAATPWIGTAAWMALPPGILIFATVLSVNFLGDGLRDALDSRSH, encoded by the coding sequence ATGGACCTCACAACCGAACCGCTATCGCCGCCGGACAGCCGCACGATCGGACGCTCCCGTCGCATGCTGCAGCGCCTGCTCGAGCATCGCCCGGCCGGCATCGCGCTGCTGTTTCTCTGCAGCCTGGCGGTGCTAGTGCTGGTCGGGCCGATGCTCTCGCCGTATTCGTTCGACGGCCAGGACCTGACCCTGATCGGGCAGCCGGCGCCACCCAGCCGGGCGCACTGGCTCGGCACCGACGAGCTCGGGCGGGATCTGCTGATGCGCCTGCTGTTTGGCGGCCGCATCTCGCTCGCTGTCGGCATCGCCAGTGCGGTGGTGTCAACGTTTCTCGGCACACTGGTCGGCGGCCTGGCCGGCTTCCACGGCCGGCACATCGACCAGCTGCTGATGCGCCTCACCGACGTCGTGCTGTCGATCCCGCTGCTGCCACTGGTGCTGCTGCTGTCCGGCCTGTTCAGGCCGGACGTTCCGCTGCTGGTGCTGGTGATCGGCGGCCTTACCTGGATGGGAGCAGCGAGACTCGTGCGGAGCCAGTTCCTGTCGCTACGGACGCTCGATTACGTGGATGCGGCGCGGGCCCTTGGTGCCACGTCGCTCCGCCTGATGCTGCGCCATATCCTGCCGAATGCCTCCGGACCGATCATCGTTTCGGCGACGCTGGCGGTCGGCAACGCGATCATGCTGGAGTCCGCGCTGTCATTCCTGGGCTTCGGTGTGCAGCCGCCGATCCCGACCTGGGGCAACATGCTCAATGCAGCGACGCCGTGGATCGGCACCGCGGCCTGGATGGCGCTGCCGCCGGGGATTTTGATCTTCGCGACCGTGCTCTCCGTCAATTTCCTCGGCGACGGGCTGCGCGACGCGCTGGACAGCCGGAGCCATTGA
- a CDS encoding DUF885 domain-containing protein — protein sequence MTSSASASNASFGADLAAITMGIDDFERRINREAGLLDTEGLVPIYLGNDIVGPRHYENWWAVEDDLNELQQRLPSIIPPHRQLFATAMIRSLKIALRLFAGSSPSFEVKVRDLVGGQTGPVQPAIIDGLRDTLDTLLQRRGIVRGELSQRIAEWESSNFLEPTRIEGTYGELMAEGRRRTAERIFDCGDFTMALNPVRDVPYTARCSFNDGLMDLNVDNGFTRASLKHLVAHEVFPGHATQLLYTRARVDQGRAQPEVLLCTANSVLGCVQEGIADDGVALIDWLEDEDDMIHIELRRLRSAVQTSAAWYMMADGWEPDAVANYLREIAAGQEPWVQGRLRMAAHPFRGPFISSYWTGAVAVRQVRERTPAEAMPKFIEYLYANAHSPQSLALFQPGVA from the coding sequence ATGACCAGTTCTGCATCGGCGTCGAATGCATCCTTCGGTGCCGACCTCGCCGCCATCACGATGGGGATCGACGACTTCGAGCGACGGATCAATCGCGAGGCCGGCCTGCTCGATACCGAAGGATTGGTTCCGATCTACCTTGGCAATGACATCGTCGGTCCGCGCCACTACGAGAATTGGTGGGCGGTTGAGGACGATCTCAACGAACTGCAGCAGCGCTTGCCGTCGATCATCCCGCCGCATCGTCAGCTGTTCGCAACGGCAATGATCCGATCTCTGAAGATTGCCTTGCGGCTATTCGCCGGATCGAGTCCCTCGTTCGAGGTCAAGGTTCGCGATCTTGTCGGCGGGCAGACCGGTCCGGTCCAACCGGCGATCATCGACGGCCTGCGCGACACCCTCGACACGCTGCTGCAGCGACGCGGCATCGTGCGCGGCGAGTTGTCGCAGCGGATCGCGGAGTGGGAGTCCTCGAACTTCCTCGAGCCTACGCGGATCGAAGGCACCTACGGGGAATTGATGGCCGAGGGCAGGCGTCGCACTGCGGAAAGGATCTTCGATTGCGGTGACTTCACGATGGCGTTGAACCCGGTGCGCGATGTCCCCTACACGGCGCGCTGCAGCTTCAACGACGGGCTCATGGACCTGAATGTCGATAATGGTTTCACGCGCGCCTCGCTGAAACATCTGGTGGCGCACGAGGTCTTTCCGGGCCACGCGACACAGCTGCTGTATACACGGGCACGCGTCGACCAGGGACGGGCGCAGCCGGAAGTGCTGCTCTGCACCGCGAACTCGGTGCTCGGCTGTGTCCAGGAGGGCATCGCCGATGATGGCGTGGCGCTGATCGACTGGCTCGAGGACGAGGACGACATGATCCACATCGAGCTGCGACGGCTGCGCAGTGCGGTGCAGACCAGTGCCGCCTGGTACATGATGGCGGACGGCTGGGAGCCGGACGCCGTCGCCAACTATCTGCGCGAGATTGCAGCCGGCCAGGAGCCCTGGGTGCAGGGGCGGCTGCGCATGGCGGCACACCCGTTCCGCGGTCCGTTCATCTCGTCGTACTGGACCGGCGCGGTGGCGGTCAGGCAGGTGCGCGAGCGTACTCCGGCCGAGGCGATGCCGAAGTTCATCGAATATCTTTATGCCAATGCGCATTCGCCGCAAAGCCTGGCGCTGTTCCAGCCGGGCGTCGCCTGA
- a CDS encoding ketopantoate reductase family protein, with protein sequence MADPAPSSPARLVVLGAGAIGGLAGAFMTQAGHDVVLVDRWAEHVEAMNQHGLIIDGVRGPMTIPVRASTPEALGGPIGGVLVATKSQHTLEAITQILPLLTPDSFIVSAQNGFNEPDIAELLVTYGLAGITQVIGSIPNYGGALLDPGRIEFVHEGAIQLGEMDGSMSDRLQLLAAQLSALTEVQLSANIWGQIWAKEVYSAQVVFSALVDAPIRETLGVERYARIAGAIVREALEIADANGIVVEAFDFFDPANYRPQAPDDTRRLLANINHAIWLLKKDQNTKYAFKKKGSGIWWDIVYRNRPSEVRASNGKLVEYGRQVGADTRLNDKMCSMIYEIENGTRPLGLQNYDELEAYAAEIGRALP encoded by the coding sequence ATGGCCGATCCTGCTCCGTCTTCGCCCGCCAGGCTGGTGGTGCTTGGCGCCGGTGCGATCGGTGGCCTCGCCGGGGCGTTCATGACGCAGGCCGGGCACGACGTGGTGCTGGTCGATCGCTGGGCGGAGCATGTCGAGGCGATGAACCAGCATGGTCTGATCATCGACGGGGTGCGCGGGCCGATGACGATCCCGGTGAGGGCCAGCACGCCGGAGGCGCTGGGCGGTCCCATCGGTGGTGTGCTGGTGGCAACCAAGTCACAGCACACACTCGAGGCGATCACGCAGATTCTGCCGCTACTCACCCCGGACAGCTTTATCGTCTCGGCCCAGAACGGCTTCAACGAGCCGGACATCGCGGAGCTGCTGGTAACGTACGGGCTGGCGGGCATCACGCAGGTGATCGGCTCGATCCCGAACTATGGCGGCGCGCTGCTCGACCCCGGCCGGATCGAGTTCGTGCATGAAGGCGCGATCCAGCTCGGCGAGATGGATGGCTCGATGAGCGATCGGCTGCAGTTGCTGGCAGCCCAGCTATCGGCGCTGACGGAAGTGCAGCTCTCGGCCAATATCTGGGGCCAGATCTGGGCGAAGGAGGTTTATTCCGCGCAAGTGGTTTTTTCGGCCCTGGTCGATGCGCCGATCCGAGAGACGCTCGGGGTCGAACGCTATGCCCGCATAGCCGGTGCGATCGTGCGCGAGGCGCTTGAGATTGCCGACGCCAACGGCATCGTCGTCGAGGCGTTCGACTTCTTCGACCCGGCCAATTACCGCCCGCAGGCGCCGGATGACACGCGCCGGCTGCTCGCCAACATCAACCACGCGATCTGGCTGCTTAAAAAAGACCAGAACACCAAATATGCCTTCAAGAAGAAGGGGTCCGGGATCTGGTGGGATATTGTCTACCGCAACCGCCCGTCCGAGGTCCGCGCCTCCAACGGCAAGCTGGTCGAGTACGGTCGCCAAGTCGGCGCCGACACCCGCCTGAACGACAAGATGTGCAGCATGATCTACGAGATCGAGAACGGCACCCGCCCGCTCGGCCTGCAGAACTACGACGAGCTTGAGGCTTACGCTGCCGAAATCGGCAGGGCGCTGCCATGA